The Prionailurus viverrinus isolate Anna unplaced genomic scaffold, UM_Priviv_1.0 scaffold_35, whole genome shotgun sequence genome window below encodes:
- the ADAM11 gene encoding disintegrin and metalloproteinase domain-containing protein 11 isoform X5 yields the protein MRRLRRWAFAALLLLLPLLPPPGLGTRGPVGALHWRVSPQLGSPEAPEVTEPSRLVGESSGGEVRKQQLDTRVRQEPPGGPPVHLAQVSFVIPAFNSNFTLDLELNHHLLSSQYVERHFSREGTTQHSTGAGDHCYYQGKLRGNPHSFAALSTCQGLHGVFSDGNFTYIVEPREMARPQEPPQGPLPHLIYRTPLLPAPLGCREPGCLFAAPAHSAPVNRPRLRRKRQVRRGHPTVHSETKYVELIVVNDHQLFEQMRQSVVLTSNFAKSVVNLADVMYKEQLNTRIVLVAMETWADGDKIQVQDDLLETLARLMVYRREGLPEPSDATHLFSGRTFQSTSSGAAYVGGICSLSRGGGVNEYDNMGAMAVTLAQTLGQNLGMMWNKHRSSAGDCKCPDNWLGCIMEDTGFYLPRKFSRCSIDEYNQFLQEGGGSCLFNKPLKLLDPPECGNGFVEAGEECDCGSVQECSRAGGNCCKKCTLTHDAMCSDGLCCRRCKYEPRGVSCREAVNECDIAETCTGDSSQCPPNLHKLDGYYCDHEQGRCYGGRCKTRDRQCQALWGHAAADRFCYEKLNVEGTERGNCGRKGSGWVQCNKQDVLCGFLLCVNISGAPRLGDLGGDINSVTFYHQGKELDCRGGHVQLADGSDLSYVEDGTACGPNMLCLDHRCLPASAFNFSTCPGSGERRICSHHGVCSNEGKCICQPDWTGKDCSIHNPLPTSPPTGETERYKGPSGTNIIIGSIAGAVLVAAIVLGGTGWGFKNIRRGRYDPTQQGAV from the exons ATGAGGCGGCTGCGGCGCTGGGCGTTCGCggcgctgctgctgctgctgccgctgctccCCCCGCCCG GTCTTGGGACCCGGGGTCCTGTCGGAGCTCTGCACTGGCGGGTCTCACCCCAGCTGGGGAGTCCGGAAGCCCCTGAGGTCACAGAGCCCAGTCGTCTGGTGGGGGAGAGCTCCGGAGGAGAGGTCCGAAAGCAGCAGTTGGACACCAGGGTCCGCCAGGAGCCACCAGGGGGCCCG cctgtccACCTGGCCCAGGTGAGTTTCGTCATCCCAGCCTTCAACTCAAACTTCACTCTGGACCTGGAGCTGAACCA TCACCTCCTCTCCTCACAGTATGTGGAGCGCCATTTTAGCCGGGAGGGGACAACCCAGCACAGCACC GGGGCCGGAGACCACTGCTACTACCAGGGGAAGCTACGTGGGAACCCCCACTCCTTTGCCGCCCTCTCCACCTGCCAGGGGCTGCA tgGGGTCTTCTCGGACGGGAACTTCACCTACATCGTGGAGCCCCGCGAGATGGCCAGGCCTCAGGAACCCCCCCAG GGACCCCTTCCCCACCTCATTTACCGgacccctctcctcccagcccccctcGGATGCAGGGAACCAG gctgCCTATTTGCTGCCCCTGCTCATTCTGCTCCTGTGAACCGGCCGAGGCTGAGAAGGAAAAGGCAG gtCCGCCGGGGCCACCCTACTGTGCACAGTGAGACCAAGTACGTGGAGCTGATCGTGGTCAATGACCACCAGCTG TTTGAGCAGATGCGCCAGTCGGTGGTCCTCACCAGCAACTTTGCCAAGTCCGTTGTGAACCTGGCGGATGTG ATGTACAAGGAGCAGCTCAATACCCGCATCGTGCTGGTTGCCATGGAAACGTGGGCCGACGGGGACAAGATCCAGGTGCAGGATGACCTCCTGGAGACCTTAGCTCGGCTCATGGTCTATCGGCGGGAGGGCCTGCCTGAGCCCAGTGATGCCACCCATCTCTTCTC GGGCAGAACTTTCCAGAGCACCAGTAGTGGGGCCGCCTACGTGGGGGGCATCTGCTCGCTatccaggggtgggggtgtgaaTGAG TATGACAACATGGGGGCCATGGCAGTGACCCTGGCCCAAACGCTGGGACAGAACCTGGGCATGATGTGGAATAAACACCGGAGCTCAGCAG GGGACTGCAAATGCCCGGACAACTGGCTGGGCTGCATCATGGAGGACACTGG ATTCTACCTGCCCCGCAAGTTCTCGCGCTGCAGCATCGACGAATACAACCAGTTTCTGCAGGAAGGAGGCGGGAGCTGTCTCTTCAACAAGCCTCTCAAG CTCCTGGACCCGCCTGAGTGTGGAAACGGCTTCGTGGAGGCGGGAGAGGAGTGCGACTGTGGCTCGGTGCAG GAGTGCAGCCGTGCGGGCGGGAATTGCTGCAAGAAATGCACCCTGACTCACGACGCCATGTGCAGCGACGGGCTCTGCTGTCGCCGCTGCAAG TACGAGCCGCGGGGTGTGTCCTGTCGAGAGGCGGTGAACGAGTGCGACATCGCGGAGACCTGCACCGGGGACTCGAGCCAG TGTCCCCCTAACCTGCACAAGCTGGATGGTTACTACTGCGATCACGAACAG GGCCGCTGCTATGGAGGTCGCTGCAAAACCCGGGACCGGCAGTGCCAAGCCCTTTGGGGCCACG CGGCTGCTGATCGCTTCTGCTATGAGAAGCTGAACGTGGAGGGGACAGAGCGTGGGAACTGTGGACGCAAGGGGTCAGGCTGGGTCCAGTGCAATAAACA GGATGTGCTCTGTGGCTTCCTCCTCTGTGTGAACATCTCTGGAGCTCCTCGACTGGGAGATCTAGGGGGGGACATCAACAGTGTCACCTTCTACCACCAGGGCAAGGAGCTGGACTGCAG GGGTGGCCACGTCCAGCTGGCTGACGGCTCCGACCTGAGTTACGTGGAGGATGGCACAGCCTGTGGGCCCAACATGCTGTGCCTGGATCAtcgctgcctgcctgcctctgcctTCAACTTCAGCACTTGCCCCGGCAGCGGGGAACGCCGGATCTGCTCCCACCACGGA gtCTGCAGCAACGAAGGGAAGTGCATCTGTCAGCCCGACTGGACAGGAAAAGACTGCAGCATTCACAACCCCCTGCCCACGTCTCCACCCACGGGGGAGACGGAGAGATATAAGG gtcCCAGCGGTACCAACATCATCATCGGCTCCATCGCGGGGGCTGTCCTGGTTGCAGCCATCGTCCTGGGCGGCACGGGCTGGGGATTTAA AAACATCCGCCGGGGAAGGTACGACCCGACCCAGCAGGGGGCAGTGTGA
- the ADAM11 gene encoding disintegrin and metalloproteinase domain-containing protein 11 isoform X6 encodes MKCAHPSPKSPAPQWASACSYGLVSSGLGTRGPVGALHWRVSPQLGSPEAPEVTEPSRLVGESSGGEVRKQQLDTRVRQEPPGGPPVHLAQVSFVIPAFNSNFTLDLELNHHLLSSQYVERHFSREGTTQHSTGAGDHCYYQGKLRGNPHSFAALSTCQGLHGVFSDGNFTYIVEPREMARPQEPPQGPLPHLIYRTPLLPAPLGCREPGCLFAAPAHSAPVNRPRLRRKRQVRRGHPTVHSETKYVELIVVNDHQLFEQMRQSVVLTSNFAKSVVNLADVMYKEQLNTRIVLVAMETWADGDKIQVQDDLLETLARLMVYRREGLPEPSDATHLFSGRTFQSTSSGAAYVGGICSLSRGGGVNEYDNMGAMAVTLAQTLGQNLGMMWNKHRSSAGDCKCPDNWLGCIMEDTGFYLPRKFSRCSIDEYNQFLQEGGGSCLFNKPLKLLDPPECGNGFVEAGEECDCGSVQECSRAGGNCCKKCTLTHDAMCSDGLCCRRCKYEPRGVSCREAVNECDIAETCTGDSSQCPPNLHKLDGYYCDHEQGRCYGGRCKTRDRQCQALWGHAAADRFCYEKLNVEGTERGNCGRKGSGWVQCNKQDVLCGFLLCVNISGAPRLGDLGGDINSVTFYHQGKELDCRGGHVQLADGSDLSYVEDGTACGPNMLCLDHRCLPASAFNFSTCPGSGERRICSHHGVCSNEGKCICQPDWTGKDCSIHNPLPTSPPTGETERYKGPSGTNIIIGSIAGAVLVAAIVLGGTGWGFKNIRRGRSGGA; translated from the exons ATGAAGTGTGCTCACCCCAGTCCCAAGTCTCCTGCCCCTCAGTGGGCATCCGCCTGCAGCTATGGCCTTGTCTCCTCAGGTCTTGGGACCCGGGGTCCTGTCGGAGCTCTGCACTGGCGGGTCTCACCCCAGCTGGGGAGTCCGGAAGCCCCTGAGGTCACAGAGCCCAGTCGTCTGGTGGGGGAGAGCTCCGGAGGAGAGGTCCGAAAGCAGCAGTTGGACACCAGGGTCCGCCAGGAGCCACCAGGGGGCCCG cctgtccACCTGGCCCAGGTGAGTTTCGTCATCCCAGCCTTCAACTCAAACTTCACTCTGGACCTGGAGCTGAACCA TCACCTCCTCTCCTCACAGTATGTGGAGCGCCATTTTAGCCGGGAGGGGACAACCCAGCACAGCACC GGGGCCGGAGACCACTGCTACTACCAGGGGAAGCTACGTGGGAACCCCCACTCCTTTGCCGCCCTCTCCACCTGCCAGGGGCTGCA tgGGGTCTTCTCGGACGGGAACTTCACCTACATCGTGGAGCCCCGCGAGATGGCCAGGCCTCAGGAACCCCCCCAG GGACCCCTTCCCCACCTCATTTACCGgacccctctcctcccagcccccctcGGATGCAGGGAACCAG gctgCCTATTTGCTGCCCCTGCTCATTCTGCTCCTGTGAACCGGCCGAGGCTGAGAAGGAAAAGGCAG gtCCGCCGGGGCCACCCTACTGTGCACAGTGAGACCAAGTACGTGGAGCTGATCGTGGTCAATGACCACCAGCTG TTTGAGCAGATGCGCCAGTCGGTGGTCCTCACCAGCAACTTTGCCAAGTCCGTTGTGAACCTGGCGGATGTG ATGTACAAGGAGCAGCTCAATACCCGCATCGTGCTGGTTGCCATGGAAACGTGGGCCGACGGGGACAAGATCCAGGTGCAGGATGACCTCCTGGAGACCTTAGCTCGGCTCATGGTCTATCGGCGGGAGGGCCTGCCTGAGCCCAGTGATGCCACCCATCTCTTCTC GGGCAGAACTTTCCAGAGCACCAGTAGTGGGGCCGCCTACGTGGGGGGCATCTGCTCGCTatccaggggtgggggtgtgaaTGAG TATGACAACATGGGGGCCATGGCAGTGACCCTGGCCCAAACGCTGGGACAGAACCTGGGCATGATGTGGAATAAACACCGGAGCTCAGCAG GGGACTGCAAATGCCCGGACAACTGGCTGGGCTGCATCATGGAGGACACTGG ATTCTACCTGCCCCGCAAGTTCTCGCGCTGCAGCATCGACGAATACAACCAGTTTCTGCAGGAAGGAGGCGGGAGCTGTCTCTTCAACAAGCCTCTCAAG CTCCTGGACCCGCCTGAGTGTGGAAACGGCTTCGTGGAGGCGGGAGAGGAGTGCGACTGTGGCTCGGTGCAG GAGTGCAGCCGTGCGGGCGGGAATTGCTGCAAGAAATGCACCCTGACTCACGACGCCATGTGCAGCGACGGGCTCTGCTGTCGCCGCTGCAAG TACGAGCCGCGGGGTGTGTCCTGTCGAGAGGCGGTGAACGAGTGCGACATCGCGGAGACCTGCACCGGGGACTCGAGCCAG TGTCCCCCTAACCTGCACAAGCTGGATGGTTACTACTGCGATCACGAACAG GGCCGCTGCTATGGAGGTCGCTGCAAAACCCGGGACCGGCAGTGCCAAGCCCTTTGGGGCCACG CGGCTGCTGATCGCTTCTGCTATGAGAAGCTGAACGTGGAGGGGACAGAGCGTGGGAACTGTGGACGCAAGGGGTCAGGCTGGGTCCAGTGCAATAAACA GGATGTGCTCTGTGGCTTCCTCCTCTGTGTGAACATCTCTGGAGCTCCTCGACTGGGAGATCTAGGGGGGGACATCAACAGTGTCACCTTCTACCACCAGGGCAAGGAGCTGGACTGCAG GGGTGGCCACGTCCAGCTGGCTGACGGCTCCGACCTGAGTTACGTGGAGGATGGCACAGCCTGTGGGCCCAACATGCTGTGCCTGGATCAtcgctgcctgcctgcctctgcctTCAACTTCAGCACTTGCCCCGGCAGCGGGGAACGCCGGATCTGCTCCCACCACGGA gtCTGCAGCAACGAAGGGAAGTGCATCTGTCAGCCCGACTGGACAGGAAAAGACTGCAGCATTCACAACCCCCTGCCCACGTCTCCACCCACGGGGGAGACGGAGAGATATAAGG gtcCCAGCGGTACCAACATCATCATCGGCTCCATCGCGGGGGCTGTCCTGGTTGCAGCCATCGTCCTGGGCGGCACGGGCTGGGGATTTAA AAACATCCGCCGGGGAAG GTCCGGAGGGGCCTAA
- the ADAM11 gene encoding disintegrin and metalloproteinase domain-containing protein 11 isoform X4: MKCAHPSPKSPAPQWASACSYGLVSSGLGTRGPVGALHWRVSPQLGSPEAPEVTEPSRLVGESSGGEVRKQQLDTRVRQEPPGGPPVHLAQVSFVIPAFNSNFTLDLELNHHLLSSQYVERHFSREGTTQHSTGAGDHCYYQGKLRGNPHSFAALSTCQGLHGVFSDGNFTYIVEPREMARPQEPPQGPLPHLIYRTPLLPAPLGCREPGCLFAAPAHSAPVNRPRLRRKRQVRRGHPTVHSETKYVELIVVNDHQLFEQMRQSVVLTSNFAKSVVNLADVMYKEQLNTRIVLVAMETWADGDKIQVQDDLLETLARLMVYRREGLPEPSDATHLFSGRTFQSTSSGAAYVGGICSLSRGGGVNEYDNMGAMAVTLAQTLGQNLGMMWNKHRSSAGDCKCPDNWLGCIMEDTGFYLPRKFSRCSIDEYNQFLQEGGGSCLFNKPLKLLDPPECGNGFVEAGEECDCGSVQECSRAGGNCCKKCTLTHDAMCSDGLCCRRCKYEPRGVSCREAVNECDIAETCTGDSSQCPPNLHKLDGYYCDHEQGRCYGGRCKTRDRQCQALWGHAAADRFCYEKLNVEGTERGNCGRKGSGWVQCNKQDVLCGFLLCVNISGAPRLGDLGGDINSVTFYHQGKELDCRGGHVQLADGSDLSYVEDGTACGPNMLCLDHRCLPASAFNFSTCPGSGERRICSHHGVCSNEGKCICQPDWTGKDCSIHNPLPTSPPTGETERYKGPSGTNIIIGSIAGAVLVAAIVLGGTGWGFKNIRRGRYDPTQQGAV, translated from the exons ATGAAGTGTGCTCACCCCAGTCCCAAGTCTCCTGCCCCTCAGTGGGCATCCGCCTGCAGCTATGGCCTTGTCTCCTCAGGTCTTGGGACCCGGGGTCCTGTCGGAGCTCTGCACTGGCGGGTCTCACCCCAGCTGGGGAGTCCGGAAGCCCCTGAGGTCACAGAGCCCAGTCGTCTGGTGGGGGAGAGCTCCGGAGGAGAGGTCCGAAAGCAGCAGTTGGACACCAGGGTCCGCCAGGAGCCACCAGGGGGCCCG cctgtccACCTGGCCCAGGTGAGTTTCGTCATCCCAGCCTTCAACTCAAACTTCACTCTGGACCTGGAGCTGAACCA TCACCTCCTCTCCTCACAGTATGTGGAGCGCCATTTTAGCCGGGAGGGGACAACCCAGCACAGCACC GGGGCCGGAGACCACTGCTACTACCAGGGGAAGCTACGTGGGAACCCCCACTCCTTTGCCGCCCTCTCCACCTGCCAGGGGCTGCA tgGGGTCTTCTCGGACGGGAACTTCACCTACATCGTGGAGCCCCGCGAGATGGCCAGGCCTCAGGAACCCCCCCAG GGACCCCTTCCCCACCTCATTTACCGgacccctctcctcccagcccccctcGGATGCAGGGAACCAG gctgCCTATTTGCTGCCCCTGCTCATTCTGCTCCTGTGAACCGGCCGAGGCTGAGAAGGAAAAGGCAG gtCCGCCGGGGCCACCCTACTGTGCACAGTGAGACCAAGTACGTGGAGCTGATCGTGGTCAATGACCACCAGCTG TTTGAGCAGATGCGCCAGTCGGTGGTCCTCACCAGCAACTTTGCCAAGTCCGTTGTGAACCTGGCGGATGTG ATGTACAAGGAGCAGCTCAATACCCGCATCGTGCTGGTTGCCATGGAAACGTGGGCCGACGGGGACAAGATCCAGGTGCAGGATGACCTCCTGGAGACCTTAGCTCGGCTCATGGTCTATCGGCGGGAGGGCCTGCCTGAGCCCAGTGATGCCACCCATCTCTTCTC GGGCAGAACTTTCCAGAGCACCAGTAGTGGGGCCGCCTACGTGGGGGGCATCTGCTCGCTatccaggggtgggggtgtgaaTGAG TATGACAACATGGGGGCCATGGCAGTGACCCTGGCCCAAACGCTGGGACAGAACCTGGGCATGATGTGGAATAAACACCGGAGCTCAGCAG GGGACTGCAAATGCCCGGACAACTGGCTGGGCTGCATCATGGAGGACACTGG ATTCTACCTGCCCCGCAAGTTCTCGCGCTGCAGCATCGACGAATACAACCAGTTTCTGCAGGAAGGAGGCGGGAGCTGTCTCTTCAACAAGCCTCTCAAG CTCCTGGACCCGCCTGAGTGTGGAAACGGCTTCGTGGAGGCGGGAGAGGAGTGCGACTGTGGCTCGGTGCAG GAGTGCAGCCGTGCGGGCGGGAATTGCTGCAAGAAATGCACCCTGACTCACGACGCCATGTGCAGCGACGGGCTCTGCTGTCGCCGCTGCAAG TACGAGCCGCGGGGTGTGTCCTGTCGAGAGGCGGTGAACGAGTGCGACATCGCGGAGACCTGCACCGGGGACTCGAGCCAG TGTCCCCCTAACCTGCACAAGCTGGATGGTTACTACTGCGATCACGAACAG GGCCGCTGCTATGGAGGTCGCTGCAAAACCCGGGACCGGCAGTGCCAAGCCCTTTGGGGCCACG CGGCTGCTGATCGCTTCTGCTATGAGAAGCTGAACGTGGAGGGGACAGAGCGTGGGAACTGTGGACGCAAGGGGTCAGGCTGGGTCCAGTGCAATAAACA GGATGTGCTCTGTGGCTTCCTCCTCTGTGTGAACATCTCTGGAGCTCCTCGACTGGGAGATCTAGGGGGGGACATCAACAGTGTCACCTTCTACCACCAGGGCAAGGAGCTGGACTGCAG GGGTGGCCACGTCCAGCTGGCTGACGGCTCCGACCTGAGTTACGTGGAGGATGGCACAGCCTGTGGGCCCAACATGCTGTGCCTGGATCAtcgctgcctgcctgcctctgcctTCAACTTCAGCACTTGCCCCGGCAGCGGGGAACGCCGGATCTGCTCCCACCACGGA gtCTGCAGCAACGAAGGGAAGTGCATCTGTCAGCCCGACTGGACAGGAAAAGACTGCAGCATTCACAACCCCCTGCCCACGTCTCCACCCACGGGGGAGACGGAGAGATATAAGG gtcCCAGCGGTACCAACATCATCATCGGCTCCATCGCGGGGGCTGTCCTGGTTGCAGCCATCGTCCTGGGCGGCACGGGCTGGGGATTTAA AAACATCCGCCGGGGAAGGTACGACCCGACCCAGCAGGGGGCAGTGTGA
- the ADAM11 gene encoding disintegrin and metalloproteinase domain-containing protein 11 isoform X8, with amino-acid sequence MQGTRLPICCPCSFCSCEPAEAEKEKVRRGHPTVHSETKYVELIVVNDHQLFEQMRQSVVLTSNFAKSVVNLADVMYKEQLNTRIVLVAMETWADGDKIQVQDDLLETLARLMVYRREGLPEPSDATHLFSGRTFQSTSSGAAYVGGICSLSRGGGVNEYDNMGAMAVTLAQTLGQNLGMMWNKHRSSAGDCKCPDNWLGCIMEDTGFYLPRKFSRCSIDEYNQFLQEGGGSCLFNKPLKLLDPPECGNGFVEAGEECDCGSVQECSRAGGNCCKKCTLTHDAMCSDGLCCRRCKYEPRGVSCREAVNECDIAETCTGDSSQCPPNLHKLDGYYCDHEQGRCYGGRCKTRDRQCQALWGHAAADRFCYEKLNVEGTERGNCGRKGSGWVQCNKQDVLCGFLLCVNISGAPRLGDLGGDINSVTFYHQGKELDCRGGHVQLADGSDLSYVEDGTACGPNMLCLDHRCLPASAFNFSTCPGSGERRICSHHGVCSNEGKCICQPDWTGKDCSIHNPLPTSPPTGETERYKGPSGTNIIIGSIAGAVLVAAIVLGGTGWGFKNIRRGRYDPTQQGAV; translated from the exons ATGCAGGGAACCAG gctgCCTATTTGCTGCCCCTGCTCATTCTGCTCCTGTGAACCGGCCGAGGCTGAGAAGGAAAAG gtCCGCCGGGGCCACCCTACTGTGCACAGTGAGACCAAGTACGTGGAGCTGATCGTGGTCAATGACCACCAGCTG TTTGAGCAGATGCGCCAGTCGGTGGTCCTCACCAGCAACTTTGCCAAGTCCGTTGTGAACCTGGCGGATGTG ATGTACAAGGAGCAGCTCAATACCCGCATCGTGCTGGTTGCCATGGAAACGTGGGCCGACGGGGACAAGATCCAGGTGCAGGATGACCTCCTGGAGACCTTAGCTCGGCTCATGGTCTATCGGCGGGAGGGCCTGCCTGAGCCCAGTGATGCCACCCATCTCTTCTC GGGCAGAACTTTCCAGAGCACCAGTAGTGGGGCCGCCTACGTGGGGGGCATCTGCTCGCTatccaggggtgggggtgtgaaTGAG TATGACAACATGGGGGCCATGGCAGTGACCCTGGCCCAAACGCTGGGACAGAACCTGGGCATGATGTGGAATAAACACCGGAGCTCAGCAG GGGACTGCAAATGCCCGGACAACTGGCTGGGCTGCATCATGGAGGACACTGG ATTCTACCTGCCCCGCAAGTTCTCGCGCTGCAGCATCGACGAATACAACCAGTTTCTGCAGGAAGGAGGCGGGAGCTGTCTCTTCAACAAGCCTCTCAAG CTCCTGGACCCGCCTGAGTGTGGAAACGGCTTCGTGGAGGCGGGAGAGGAGTGCGACTGTGGCTCGGTGCAG GAGTGCAGCCGTGCGGGCGGGAATTGCTGCAAGAAATGCACCCTGACTCACGACGCCATGTGCAGCGACGGGCTCTGCTGTCGCCGCTGCAAG TACGAGCCGCGGGGTGTGTCCTGTCGAGAGGCGGTGAACGAGTGCGACATCGCGGAGACCTGCACCGGGGACTCGAGCCAG TGTCCCCCTAACCTGCACAAGCTGGATGGTTACTACTGCGATCACGAACAG GGCCGCTGCTATGGAGGTCGCTGCAAAACCCGGGACCGGCAGTGCCAAGCCCTTTGGGGCCACG CGGCTGCTGATCGCTTCTGCTATGAGAAGCTGAACGTGGAGGGGACAGAGCGTGGGAACTGTGGACGCAAGGGGTCAGGCTGGGTCCAGTGCAATAAACA GGATGTGCTCTGTGGCTTCCTCCTCTGTGTGAACATCTCTGGAGCTCCTCGACTGGGAGATCTAGGGGGGGACATCAACAGTGTCACCTTCTACCACCAGGGCAAGGAGCTGGACTGCAG GGGTGGCCACGTCCAGCTGGCTGACGGCTCCGACCTGAGTTACGTGGAGGATGGCACAGCCTGTGGGCCCAACATGCTGTGCCTGGATCAtcgctgcctgcctgcctctgcctTCAACTTCAGCACTTGCCCCGGCAGCGGGGAACGCCGGATCTGCTCCCACCACGGA gtCTGCAGCAACGAAGGGAAGTGCATCTGTCAGCCCGACTGGACAGGAAAAGACTGCAGCATTCACAACCCCCTGCCCACGTCTCCACCCACGGGGGAGACGGAGAGATATAAGG gtcCCAGCGGTACCAACATCATCATCGGCTCCATCGCGGGGGCTGTCCTGGTTGCAGCCATCGTCCTGGGCGGCACGGGCTGGGGATTTAA AAACATCCGCCGGGGAAGGTACGACCCGACCCAGCAGGGGGCAGTGTGA